The genomic window GGGCCCGGAAGCTCACCCTGAACCGCCAGGGGGCCGAGGGCGCGGACGAGATCGATCTCGGGCACGTCGGCGAGGTGGTGGAGATCAATCCCGGCATCATCCATCACCTTGTCCGGGAAAACTTCATCCCCGTCATCGCGCCGCTGGGCGTGGGCGAGGACGGCACCGTCTACAACATCAACGCCGACTCGGTGGCCGGCGCGATCGCCGCCGCGCTGCAGGCGGAGAAGTTCATTTTGCTGACAGACGTTCCCGGGATTCTCGATCAGAAGGGAGAGTTGATCAGCACGCTCCGCTCCGAAAACATCGAGCCGCTCAAGGAGCAAGGCGTCATCAAGGGAGGGATGATCCCCAAGGTCGAGGCTTGCCTCACCGCTCTCGGGGAAGGCGTCCGCAAGGCCCACATCGTGGATGGCCGGACCCCGCACGCCGTCCTCCTCGAAATCTTCACCGATGAAGGGGTGGGAACCCAAATCGTCAATTGAAATACGGGAGCATTTCCTCATGTCGAACAAGGAACTGATTGAACAGGCGGGCAAGTATGTCGCGCCGACGTATGGAAGATACCCCATCGCGCTGGTACGGGGCGAAGGCTGTCGGCTCTGGGACGCGGACGGCAAGGAATATCTGGATTTCGTCGCGGGCCTCGCGGTCTGCAACCTGGGCCACTGCCATCCGGCGGTGGTGAAGGCGCTGCGGGATCAGGCCGGCAAGCTGCTGCACGTCTCGAACCTCTACCACATCGAGCCCCAGATCCAGCTCGCCCGGCGGCTGGCCGAAAACTCGTTCGGGGACAAGGTGTTCTTCTGCAACAGCGGGACCGAGGCGGTCGAGGCGATCCTCAAGCTCGCCCGGAAATACTCCTTCAAAAAACACGGCGAGGGCCGGAACGAAGTCCTCTCCTTCGAAAACAGTTTTCACGGAAGGACGATGGCCGCGCTCTCCGCGACCGGCCAGACGAAATTCCACAAGGGATTCCATCCCCTTCTGCCGGGGCACCGCTATCTTCCCTTCGGCGATCTCGAGGAGGTCGCCGGAGCGGTCTCGGAGAAGACCTGCGCCATTCTCGTCGAACCGATCCAGGGCGAGGGCGGTGTTCACTTGCCGCCGGAGGGCTATCTGCAGGGCCTTCGGGAGATCTGCGACGCGAACGATCTGCTCCTTCTCTTCGATGAGGTGCAGGTCGGGATGGGGCGAACGGGAAAACTCTGGGCGCATGAGCACTACGGCGCGGCGCCGGATGCCATGGCACTCGCCAAGGGCCTCGCGGGCGGCACCGCCATCGGCGCCCTCGTCGCCAGCGACAAGGCGATGGCCTTCGAGCCGGGCGATCACGCCTCCACCTTCGGGGGAAATCCCCTCGCCGCGGCCGCCGGCTGCGCGGCCCTCGACGCCACGCTCGCCCCCGGCTTTCTCGAAGATGTGGCCGAGAAGGGCGAATACGCCGCCGCCGGGCTCCGGGAAATGGCGGGGCGGCACGCCCTCATCAAGGATGTCCGGGGCAAGGGCCTCATCCTCGGCTGCGAGGTGGACCGGGACGCCACCTCCCTCGTTCCCAAGGGAATCACGGCCGGCTTCCTCTTCAACGTCACCGTGGGCACCGTCATCCGGATGATGCCGCCGCTCACTGTAGAAAAAGCGATGATCGACAGATTTCTGGAATTTCTCGACGGCGCGCTGAAGGACCTCGCCAAATGAGAAAAAGAGACTACCTCACGGGCACCGAACTCTCGCCGGGGGAGACCGAAGCGCTCCTCGCCCGGGCGCTCGAAATGAAGAAGGACGGGAAGCCCTCGGAGATTCTGGCCGGAAAGACATTCACCCTGCTCTTCGAAAAGCACTCCACCCGGACCCGTGTTTCCTTCGAGGCCGGCATCGCCCAACTGGGCGGCACCGGCATCTTTCTTACCACAAAGGAAACCCAGCTCGGCCGGGGAGAAACGATTGCGGACAGCGCCAAGGTGCTCGGCCGGTACACGGACGGCATCATCATCCGCACCTACGGCCACGACCGGATCGAGGAATTCGCCGAAAACGCGGCGGTGCCGGTCATCAACGCCCTGACCGACCTGCACCATCCCTGCCAGGCGCTGGCGGACGTGCTCACCCTCCGGGAAAAGTTCGGGAAGATGAAGGGCCTGAAGATCGCCTATCTCGGAGACGGGAACAACGTGCTCCACTCGCTCCTGCTGGTGGCGGCCCCGCTCGGGATCAGCGTGAGCGCCGCCTGCCCCCCGCCCTACCACCCGGACTCCGGCGTGGTGGACGAGGCCCTCGCCCTCGCCGCCGGCTCGGGGGCGACCATCTACATCGGGGACAGCATCGAGGAGGCCTGCCGCGGCGCCCACGCCATCTACACCGATGTGTGGACCTCGATGGGACAGGAAGAGGAAGCCGCCGAGCGGCGCAGGCGCCTCCTCCCCTACCAGGTGCACGGCGAGGTGTTCCACGGCGCCGACAGGAACGCTGTTTTCATGCACTGCCTGCCCGCCCACCGGGGGGAGGAAGTGACCGCAGAGATCATCGACGGCCCGCGAAGCGTGGTGTTCGATCAAGCGGAAAACCGCCTCCACGCCCAAAAAGCCCTTTTGGAACTGCTCGTGGGAGCCGAAAATGCCTGATGCACCGAAAAAAGTGGTCCTCGCCTACTCGGGCGGGCTCGACACCTCCGTCATGCTGCTTTGGCTGAAGGAGCGCTACGGCTGCGAGGTGGTGGCCTACGCGGCGGACGTGGGCCAGGGCGCGGGCGAGCTCGAGGGTCTGGCGGAAAAGGCCCGGAAGACCGGCGCGGCCGAGTGCCACATCGTCGATCTGCGCGAGGAGTTTGCGCGGGACTATGTCTTTCCCATGCTCCGCGCCGGGGCGGTCTACGAGGG from bacterium includes these protein-coding regions:
- a CDS encoding aspartate aminotransferase family protein, whose protein sequence is MSNKELIEQAGKYVAPTYGRYPIALVRGEGCRLWDADGKEYLDFVAGLAVCNLGHCHPAVVKALRDQAGKLLHVSNLYHIEPQIQLARRLAENSFGDKVFFCNSGTEAVEAILKLARKYSFKKHGEGRNEVLSFENSFHGRTMAALSATGQTKFHKGFHPLLPGHRYLPFGDLEEVAGAVSEKTCAILVEPIQGEGGVHLPPEGYLQGLREICDANDLLLLFDEVQVGMGRTGKLWAHEHYGAAPDAMALAKGLAGGTAIGALVASDKAMAFEPGDHASTFGGNPLAAAAGCAALDATLAPGFLEDVAEKGEYAAAGLREMAGRHALIKDVRGKGLILGCEVDRDATSLVPKGITAGFLFNVTVGTVIRMMPPLTVEKAMIDRFLEFLDGALKDLAK
- the argB gene encoding acetylglutamate kinase — encoded protein: VGVVEMVLAGSTNKAIVRLINRHGGVAVGLSGSDAGLTRARKLTLNRQGAEGADEIDLGHVGEVVEINPGIIHHLVRENFIPVIAPLGVGEDGTVYNINADSVAGAIAAALQAEKFILLTDVPGILDQKGELISTLRSENIEPLKEQGVIKGGMIPKVEACLTALGEGVRKAHIVDGRTPHAVLLEIFTDEGVGTQIVN
- the argF gene encoding ornithine carbamoyltransferase; this encodes MRKRDYLTGTELSPGETEALLARALEMKKDGKPSEILAGKTFTLLFEKHSTRTRVSFEAGIAQLGGTGIFLTTKETQLGRGETIADSAKVLGRYTDGIIIRTYGHDRIEEFAENAAVPVINALTDLHHPCQALADVLTLREKFGKMKGLKIAYLGDGNNVLHSLLLVAAPLGISVSAACPPPYHPDSGVVDEALALAAGSGATIYIGDSIEEACRGAHAIYTDVWTSMGQEEEAAERRRRLLPYQVHGEVFHGADRNAVFMHCLPAHRGEEVTAEIIDGPRSVVFDQAENRLHAQKALLELLVGAENA